A region from the Gossypium hirsutum isolate 1008001.06 chromosome A08, Gossypium_hirsutum_v2.1, whole genome shotgun sequence genome encodes:
- the LOC107952440 gene encoding LOB domain-containing protein 29, whose product MTGCGSPCGACKFLRRKCVRGCIFAPYFCHEQGATHFAAIHKVFGASNVSKLLAHLPLSDRSEAALTISYEAQARLHDPIYGCVSHIFALQQQVVNLQAQLASLKAQAAQSIANGSVTANPNDKYHGKLHNLQDVQTWFHPNDSSMAPNFNPNLSTSSYGLSDRTNSLGNLENSVISSGSDDYVSFNTKFEDAPRSMSPFDMQTHNRQWTNFQDVDDLQSNGLGLCSTFMTMEGIKTW is encoded by the exons ATGACAGGTTGTGGTTCACCTTGTGGTGCCTGCAAGTTCTTGAGGAGGAAATGTGTTAGAGGGTGTATTTTTGCACCTTATTTCTGCCATGAACAAGGTGCAACCCATTTTGCAGCCATCCACAAGGTTTTTGGTGCAAGCAATGTGTCAAAGCTGCTTGCTCACCTCCCTCTCAGTGACCGCTCTGAGGCTGCTCTCACCATCTCATATGAAGCTCAAGCTAGGCTCCATGACCCTATTTATGGCTGTGTTTCTCATATCTTTGCTCTCCAACAACAG GTTGTCAATCTACAGGCACAGCTTGCTTCTCTCAAGGCACAAGCAGCTCAGAGCATTGCCAATGGCTCTGTTACTGCAAACCCTAATGACAAATATCATGGAAAGCTTCATAATCTCCAAGATGTTCAAACTTGGTTTCACCCAAATGATTCAAGCATGGCACCAAATTTTAACCCAAATCTTTCTACAAGCTCATACGGGTTGTCGGATCGAACCAACTCATTAGGGAATTTGGAGAATTCAGTCATCTCATCAGGATCAGATGATTATGTCTCATTTAATACAAAATTTGAGGATGCTCCTCGTTCCATGTCTCCCTTTGACATGCAAACACACAACAGACAATGGACAAATTTCCAGGATGTGGACGACCTTCAAAGCAATGGCCTTGGGCTATGCTCAACATTCATGACAATGGAAGGGATTAAAACCTGGTGA
- the LOC107894614 gene encoding LOB domain-containing protein 16 isoform X2: MRHATFALVSCSCSPFCLLVGSIHIVPEQGPARFAAIHKVFGASNVSKLLLHIPAHDRCEAVVTIAYEAEARIRDPVYGCVAHIFALQQQVACLQSQLMQIKAQLAQNDMNSSHKIVENQWQGNLSGTVPSYMNPISPQSSLESVELNSGDSVNLQEIQSRHEEFCFQGYHKKRLNNNSDLGELQTLALRMMRN; the protein is encoded by the exons ATGCGCCACGCCACTTTCGCTCTGGTTAGTTGCAGCTGTTCTCCGTTTTGCCTTTTGGTTGGATCCATTCATATAGTTCCAG AACAAGGCCCTGCAAGATTTGCAGCCATTCATAAAGTGTTTGGGGCAAGCAATGTATCCAAATTATTGTTGCATATCCCAGCTCATGATCGTTGTGAGGCGGTCGTCACCATTGCTTATGAAGCTGAAGCCAGAATTAGGGATCCCGTTTATGGTTGCGTTGCTCATATATTCGCCTTACAACAACAG GTTGCATGCCTGCAATCTCAACTAATGCAAATCAAAGCCCAACTAGCTCAAAATGATATGAATTCATCTCATAAGATAGTAGAGAATCAATGGCAAGGAAACCTTTCTGGCACTGTTCCAAGCTATATGAATCCAATCTCCCCACAAAGCTCACTTGAGTCTGTTGAGCTCAACAGTGGTGATAGCGTGAACCTGCAAGAAATACAAAGCAGACATGAGGAGTTTTGTTTCCAGGGTTACCATAAGAAGAGATTAAATAATAATAGTGATTTGGGTGAGCTTCAAACACTTGCCCTTAGAATGATGAGGAATTAA
- the LOC107894614 gene encoding LOB domain-containing protein 16 isoform X1 produces the protein MASSSSSTTGTGSPCGACKFLRRKCASDCIFAPYFCSEQGPARFAAIHKVFGASNVSKLLLHIPAHDRCEAVVTIAYEAEARIRDPVYGCVAHIFALQQQVACLQSQLMQIKAQLAQNDMNSSHKIVENQWQGNLSGTVPSYMNPISPQSSLESVELNSGDSVNLQEIQSRHEEFCFQGYHKKRLNNNSDLGELQTLALRMMRN, from the exons ATGGCATCATCAAGCAGTAGTACCACTGGAACAGGCTCCCCTTGTGGTGCATGCAAGTTTCTGAGACGAAAATGCGCCTCTGACTGTATTTTTGCTCCTTACTTTTGCTCAGAACAAGGCCCTGCAAGATTTGCAGCCATTCATAAAGTGTTTGGGGCAAGCAATGTATCCAAATTATTGTTGCATATCCCAGCTCATGATCGTTGTGAGGCGGTCGTCACCATTGCTTATGAAGCTGAAGCCAGAATTAGGGATCCCGTTTATGGTTGCGTTGCTCATATATTCGCCTTACAACAACAG GTTGCATGCCTGCAATCTCAACTAATGCAAATCAAAGCCCAACTAGCTCAAAATGATATGAATTCATCTCATAAGATAGTAGAGAATCAATGGCAAGGAAACCTTTCTGGCACTGTTCCAAGCTATATGAATCCAATCTCCCCACAAAGCTCACTTGAGTCTGTTGAGCTCAACAGTGGTGATAGCGTGAACCTGCAAGAAATACAAAGCAGACATGAGGAGTTTTGTTTCCAGGGTTACCATAAGAAGAGATTAAATAATAATAGTGATTTGGGTGAGCTTCAAACACTTGCCCTTAGAATGATGAGGAATTAA